The segment CACCTTTGAAATTTGCttctggggtgaaattcatccttgagcagagagccagcacaaggcaTCTACAATATAAAAGCCACTATTCTGCGGCCATACATGGGTCTTAAGTGATACTTAGGACTTGTGCTGGGCTGAATTTCAATTAGAAATCAAACACTAAAGTAACTTCATGTAAAAAGACTAACTACTATTCAAATAGAAAACTCCCAACCCAAACCAACAGAAAATGAAAGTATTAGGTCATCCAATTGCTCGTTATTTTTCTCCCatatctttataaaaaaaaaaaaacagattcatGCCAATCTTTTAAACGGCAGACTAGAAGTTGCATTAAACatacatttctgaaaatattacAAGAAAACTCACAGAGTTGTAATGTCTATAATCTACAGCATATTGTGCTGGAGTGTCTACAAAAAAAGACGTATAAAAGCCTATTTAAATTCCTTCAAACTCTGGGACGTGTCTTCATGAAGGATGCAAATAAAAGTCACGATCGTctttttttcctacaaaaaaaaaccaacaacaaacatATTAAAAAGATGAACTCCGCAAGAAGGCGAAAGCTCATAGTCTTTGTATTTACTAGGAGGCATGAGGGTTAACTACATCTTGTCTATCATTGATGCAACTGGCAGGCTGTAAAAGAAATATATTCACATACAACGCTGCAGTTGGATATAAATTCCCTAGCTAGCACCGCAAGGCATCCATCCAGACCCCACAATCTAGACTAGGTGCTAGGAAGATACCAATTTTTCAGACTTTAGGAGGTGCATGCATGCTGTTGTAGTGAATGCCATGGGTTAATAGAAGCAAACAAGCCCAGCATTCTCTCTGCCCAAAGGCCTGGGGtgctcaggatggagggaagcTGGAGCATCCCAGCCCAGCCATTGTGCAGCTGTTGCTTCAGCTCCTCACAATCTTTTAAGGGAAGCAGGTCAACAGAGCCTCACCCTTGCCCAACCCTTTTCTGCTATGGTGGATGTAGCTCTGCAGTGTGCATCTGGTGCAGACGACCTGTCCCTTGCTGCTTGAACTAGTGCTACACAGCCTTTTATACCATGCAGGCCTGTGGACTGGGGACGGTCAGAGACTGGATCTTGCCCCTTAGCACATTTGATGGCAATCTCCACAGGCCCGTGCCATTCTGATCCCACGTGCACCGCGCAGTACCTTGTGGGTGCTTGGCTTTCGCAGCATTCACTACTGGATGCTGCAGAGGAGTTATAATGCCTTGTTCTGGCTTCTGGAATGCTGTAATTAGGTTGTGTACTTTCCGGAACAATCGTCTGTGGACCCCAGGTGCAGTCTGCAAAGTGAGAGATCAACAAATTACCCAAACAACAGGCTACAGGGGAACACCACTACC is part of the Chelonia mydas isolate rCheMyd1 chromosome 9, rCheMyd1.pri.v2, whole genome shotgun sequence genome and harbors:
- the SH2D1A gene encoding SH2 domain-containing protein 1A isoform X2, translated to MKHLCFYIDWKRKKSQVDFAEKFPEPPTNPVANITQEYKGYVYTYRVSKTDTGSWSAETAPGVHRRLFRKVHNLITAFQKPEQGIITPLQHPVVNAAKAKHPQGKKDDRDFYLHPS